The region ATTTAACAGCAACATCTTTAATAGGATTTATTGGACTAATAGGTATTAATTCAAGAAACTCTACATTGATAATTGATTTTACAAAACAATTAGTGGAAGAAAAAAACTTGAGTATAAATGAAGCAATTGCAAGAGCTACTGCAACACGTTCTAAGCCAATTATTTTAACAGTCCTTACCATGGTATTCGCTTCATCACTTTTAGCTACTGATGCAGTTTTTGGAGGTCTTGGTGTTGCACTTATAGGTGGAACATTGATTTCATATATAGTATCAATGTTTTTTGTACCAGTAATTATAAAAAATCAAATAAAAAAGATATTAAAAAATCAATCTTAAAATAAAGGGAAAAAAAATGAAAATATTAAAGAGAATTCTACTAACAGCTATTTTAGCTTTAGGGTTAACAACTATCTCTAATGCAAAAGAGATAAATGATTCTGTTGCATTAAATGGAATAAAAGAAACAAAAAGTGTTTTTCTAATCGATTTTACAAATGTTAAAAAAACAGCATTTTATATGAATATTATAGAAGGAACTCATAAAGGTTTAGTATCACAAGGTGTTAAACCAAATATGGTATTAGTATTTATTGGTGAGACTGTAAAATTTTTAAGTACAGAACCAGATGAGGCCTTTGAAATGGAAAATGAAGAGTATTTAGTATCTATTCAAAATTCAATCAAAAACCTTAAAAAAGCTGGAGTTAGGATGGAAGTATGTGCAGTTGCAACAAAAGTATTTAATGTTAAGAATAGTACTATTCCTAAAGAGATGGATATAGTTGCTGATGGATTTATTTCTTTAATTGGATGGCAAACACAAGGTCATAAACTAGTTCCAATTTTTTAAAGAGTTAAATAAAATACCTTTTGAAAACTTTATTCAAAAGGTATTTTTACTTTAAAAGTTGCTCCATCACTACTGTTTTCTACACTTAAAACACCATTACAATGATCATTTATAATGATTTTACTCATATAGAGCCCTAATCCTGTTCCATCTTTATTCTTCTTTGTAGAAAAATAAGGATCAAAGATTTTTTCTAATATATCTTCTGGTATTCCATTTGCATTGTCACTTATTTCTACAATGGAATATTTCTCTTCACAATACGTTTTTATAACTATTTTTGGTTCAAGTATAAGATTATCAACTAAAGCATCTTCAGCATTTTTTATTAAATTAAGTATTACTTGATTAACTTCTGTTGCAAAAATATTTAGATTTTCATTACATTGAAAATCTGTAGTAAGTATTATATTATTTGATTGTAAAGAGTTTCTAACAATTGAAATAGAATTTTCAATGATACTTTCTAATGTTGCATCTGTTTTATCTTTATCAGTTTTAAAAAAGTTTCTAAAATCATCTATTGTCATAGATAAATGTTGAGAATAGTCAGATATAAGATTTATCTCTTTTTGTAAATCTTTTTTTTCAATTTTATCATCAATAATCATTCTAATTAATAAGTTATTTGTAGTTGCAGAAATTGCTGTTAAAGGTTGTCGCCATTGATGTGCAATCATTGAAATCATTTCACCCATTTGTGCAAGTCTACTTTGTTGAAGAAGTTGTTTCGTTTTCTCTTCATTCTTTTTTACTTCTTTTTTTACTTTATCTTCTAGATTATGAGTTAAGATACTTAATTCATTTTCCATATGCTTTCTTTTGTCTATATTTCTCCAAACTACATGTAATAAAGACTCTTCATCTATATTAATTGGAGTTAATACTACTTCAAGCCATATCTTCTTATCATCTTTTGTTCTATGAAGAAACTCAAAAGTATTTGAACCTTTTTCAATTGCAATATTTATCATTTTATGTATATTTTCAATAGAATTTAAACCATCTAATTGATATAAAGGGAAAAGGTCATCTTCTTTTAGATTTATAAACTCTTCTTTTTTATCATAAGATAATAGTTTAAAAGCAACATCATTACAATCTATAATCTTTTTATCATTTATACTCATAAGAAAAATACCATCAGAAGATTCATAATAAATCTTTTCAAAAAGTTCTTTTTGTTTTGCTAACTGTCGAGATTTTCGTTGAAGTTCAATGGTTTTAATTTCGATTTCATGGTTTGCTTCTTGTAATTTCTTATTATGCTTATTCAAAATATACTGTCTATAAAAAAGTATAAGTAAAATAATTAAAATAATTACTCCAATTTCCCATAACTTAGAATAATTAACTAGATTCTCAAACTTAACAGAAAGCCATCTATTCTTAATATCTTGGGATTCATTTTTACTAATGGCATTTATACCTTTATTAATTATTGGAATAAGCTCTTCATAATCATTTCTAACCATGATTCTAACATCAAAGTCAAATTCTGTAGTACCTGAAATTTTTAAGTTTTTAAAACCATAATTACCAATAAGATGGGAGAGAACAGGTAAGATATCTACAACAGCATAAACATCACCCTTTGAAAGTAAACGTAATGCCTCAAAATTATCATCTACTTCAACAAAATCTATATCAGGATATTTATCTTTTAAAATTTGATATGCACTATAAGATCTTCCTACAGCTACTTTTTTGTTATTTAAAGATTTAGTATCAGATATATATCTTTTATCCAATGTAGTAGCAATAGCAATAGGATATGAGACATAAGGAATAGAAAACCTTCCATATAACAATTTATCATCTGTAATTGCAGTAGAAAGTGTTAAATCTACTTCTTTATTTTTAATTAATTCCAATACTTCATGAAAAGTATCCACTGATTTACAATTAGAGCTTATTAATGTTTTTTCTTTTATTAAATTCCAAAAATCATATGAAATTCCATTTAATTTTCCTGATTCTTTAAAATTAAATGGAGCCCAAGAGTTTGTTGTAACACATCTTAGATTATTTTTTATAAGAAAAGATCTTTCAGAACCAGTCAAATTTACTATTGATGATTTATATGAGCTATCATTAGGAGTGTAAATACTAATCCACTTTGAATGTAATAAGTCCCATTCTTTGTTTGTCAAAGAAGAGAATACTTTGTTTATAATAGAGTATAAAACCTTATCATCTTTTACTATACCAAATCGTAAATCAGTTTTTTTTAAATTCGGTAAATTTAATTTATCTAATACTTTCATATTAGTATATTTACTGTTTTTTATAGCTATTTGAGTACTTAATAAATGTCCAAATATAACATCTACTTTACCAAAAGCAAGAGCTTTTAGTTTATCTTGAAAACTATCATATTCTACAAGTTCAAATATACCTAAATCTTTTATCTGTTGTTTATAAAATATATTTTTTGTAATACCTAGCTTTTTACCTTTTAAAGAATCTAATCCCACATAAGAATTTAAATCTTTTCTTGAAAATATTACAAGAGGTACTTCATAATATGGTTTTGTATAATTAGTAAAAGCTAACCTACTCTCTCTAAAAGAAATCGCATCTATAATATCAACTTCTTTTTCTTTAAACTTTTTAAGGTTAACTGGCCAATTGTCTATTTCATATTTTATATTCAAACCACTTTTTTGAGTAATTAATTCTAAAATATCGTGAGAATAACCTTCAAGTTTTTCATTTTCATATATACTAAAAGGGGGAAAGTCAGGAAGCATTGCAACTTTAACTTCCCTAGTATTTATATAGTTTTTTTCTTCTAAAGTAAAATTTAATTCAGCATGAGCGTTTAAAATAAAAAATGTTAAAAAAACAAATTTTAATAAACTTCTCATAAATCATAGACCATAGCTATTTCATCACATTTGGGGAAATATTTACATCTAATACAATCTGCCCAAATCTTATGTTCAGGTATTTGTTCTTTTTCAATTTCATCAAAGCCTAACTTTTCGAAAAATTCTTTTTGATATGTTAAAGATAAAATTTGATTTAATCCTAAGTTTTTACCTTCTTCTATACACGATTCAACAAGTTTTTTTCCTAAACTAAGCCCTCTAAATTTCTTTGATACAACAAGGCTCCTAACCTCTGAAAGTCTTGCAGAATGAATATGTAAAGCGGTAAAACCAGCAATTTCACCATCTACTTCAACAACAGTATAAGATCTAATTGTATTTGCCATTTCATCTTCAGTTCGTAAAAGAATAGTACCATTATCAACTTCTTCTTTTACTACTTCTTGCATCTTTTTTATATGTGTTACATTAGGCTTAAAAAAATTAATTTCCAAATAAATATCCTGTTATAGCATTTTGTAAATCAATCATTCCTCTCTTTTTAAGATTAGAAATAAATATTCCATTTGGATTTTCTCTTTTTAGCTTTTGTAAATCATTTTGCTTTAATTTATCAATTTTTGTAAAAGCATTAATAATAATCTGGTCACCTCTTTTGTGTTGTTTTAAAAACTCATCAACATTTTTATCAATTGCCAAATCAGTATGTCTTGCATCAATTAAATGAACAAAAATTTGTAAACATGGTCTCTCTTCTAAGTAACCAGTTAAGTTTCTATTCCAATCTTTTTTTAAACTTTTTGAAACTCTTGCATAACCAAATCCAGGTAAATCAACAAATCTAGCAAAAAGATAAGGAAGTTCCTCATTTTCAGTCTTAAATTTAATATCAAAATAGTTAATCAACTGTGTTTTACCAGGAGTTGAAGATGATTTAGCTAAACCTTTTCTATTAACAAGAGTGTTTAACAAAGATGATTTTCCAACATTACTACGCCCTAAAAAAGCCACTTCAGCTCTATCAGGACTAGGAGAATCTACAATACTTTGAGCAGAAGTCAAAAATTGCGCATCAACAATTTTCATTATTTATCCCCATTTTCAATATTTAAGATAAATCTAACAGGTTTTTTCTTACTACCACTAACTTTTGCACTTCCAGTCAATTGATTAATAAAAATCTTTTCTCCAAACAATTCTCTATCTTCTGTCACTTCTTTTAAATAACCATTTCCAATAACTGTATATTCTTGCTTATCAGGGTTATAAATTACTTTATTACCTTTACCTTTATAATGCTTTTCATTTGAAACAATTTCAAAATCTACATTTCCTGTAGCAATATATTTTAAAGGTTTTTTAGCTTTACCTTTAGTTTGTGGTTTTACATAAATTTCTAGTTTGTCAGAATTTAATTTATCTTTAGCCATTTTTAATTTTACATCACCTGTAAATATAGAAAGACCTTTTGCATCGTTTGTTTCAAAATTGCTTGCATCTATTATTAATTTTTGTGTATCTGCAAAAATTGACGTTACACAAATTAAAAAACCTATTAAAAATTTCATAATATAATTCCTTTATTTTTTTTCAACTTCAACTTCAAAATGAGTTTTGTTTGCCTTCATATGATATTTATTCAAATTTAAATATATATTCTGCCCTTTAATATAATTATTAAAGTAAGTGCCTTCAAATGGTAATGTATTTGTAGCAATACCTGTTTTATCATTATAAAATAACTCATTTGTATTTAATGTAATATAATTATCTCTTCTATATTTAACATTATTTAAAAATTTGAAATCATCACCTCTTTTTATAATAACATCAGAAAATAAAACATCTGTAATTTCTTTATTATTTTTATCTTTACCTTTTAAAGTTAGAACACCATCATACATAACATCTCGATTTTTATATCTCAATGCTTCTTTAGAATCTACAATTCTATGCATACTATCTGTAGTAAGTGTATACATTGTGGAATCTTTAAAAGTCAAAAGTGCAATATCTTCATTTGCACCTTTTTTTGTTTTATCTTCTACTGGAATGAAATAACTTAATATTGACAAACCCAAAAGAGCAAAGATAAAAATTCTTATAACCATGCGTTTATAAAATCCTCTTCTATACCATCTTCTTTAATGATATATTCAATCATTTCTCTCACTGCTCCACTTCCACCATAAGAGTTACATTGTACATTTACAATCTCTTTTATATATTTAGAACCATTAGCAGGAGTAAATGATATTCCTGCTTTTTTAAGCATTTTATAATCATTTAAATCATCACCAATAGCTGCAACTTCATGCCAAGAAAGATTTTCTTCTTTTAGAATATTTTCTATAATTTCATCTTTATTATGAACACCTTGATAAAGATGTTCGATTTTTAAATCTTTAGCTCGTTTTTCTACTATTAAAGAAGTACGTCCAGTAATTATTGCAGCTTTTTTCCCAAGTTTTTTTGTCCATGTTGCAATTGCTAAACCATCTGATACATCAAATGTTTTTAATTCATCTCCATTATTAGAGTATGTAATTCCACCATCTGTTAATGTACCATCAACATCAAGTACTAAAAGCTTAATCATAAAACACCTTTAGTACTTGGTATTCCTAACTTCTCATTTTTAGCCATTGCACGTCTTAAAGCAACAGCAAAGGCTTTAAAGCTAGCTTCGATAATATGGTGCTTATTTCTTCCTCTATCTTGGATAATATGTACTGTTAATCCTGCATTTCCAGCAATTGCATGAAAAAACTCTTCAACTAACTCAGTATCAAATTCCCCAACCTTTCCTGAAACATTAACTTCATAAACTAAAAAAGGTCTATTAGATAAATCTAAAGCACATGTAGAAGAAGCTTCATCCATTACTACAGTTGCATTTCCATATCTTTCAACTTTTTCAATTGGGAATATTTCATCTTTTAAAGCTTTTCCTAATACTATTCCACAATCTTCAACAGTATGGTGAGCATCTACATGTAAATCACCATTACATGATAAATCAATATCAATACCACTATGCTTAGAAAAAGCTTCTAGCATATGGTCAAAAAAACCTACACCGGTACTAATATTTGATGTACCATTACCATTGATATCAATTTTACACTTGATATCTGTTTCTTTTGTTTTTCTATTAAGTTCTGTCATAAATATTCCTATTCAGCAATAATCATTGCACTATTTAAATCGTGATTAGCTTTAAAATCTCTAGCTTCAGCCTCTGACCTAAATCCACTAATCCAAACTCTATTTAAATCTGTACTTTTAATTACAACTTTATATCTATTTTCAAGTGCCATTTCAAATTTTCTTTTTGTAATTTTCGCACCCTCTAATCTACTAAATGCTCCAACTTGAACATAATATTTTCCTACTGTCGCAACTTCAGCTTTTTCTGCTTTTGTTTTTGCAATTTTTGCATGGAATCCAAGAACAGTAACACTAACTCTTGCAGTACCTTTTCTTACCATTCCAATATCATGTGCAGCTTTATTTGAAAGATCAATTATTCTACCAGAGACAAAAGGTCCTCTATCATTTATTCTTACAATAACAGATTTCCCATTATCTTTATTATCAACTCTAACCATTGTATTCATTGGTAAGGTTTTATGTGCTGCTGTGTCTGCATACATATTATAAATTTCACCATTAGATGTTTTTTTAGAATGAAAATTTGGTCCATACCAAGAAGCAATACCTCTTTGAACATCACCTATTTTTGCCAGTGTAGGATAATATCTTTTACCAGCAATAGTATAAGGTCTCATCGTTGCTCTATGCATTGCTTTAGAGTTTCTTATTTTCTCTTTTGGAATATCTTTATAAACTCTTTTCCCAATATAAGGGCCACTACTAGATTTAGAAGAACATCCAGTAAAAATGAAACTTGCACTTACAATAGCAAGAAAAGAAAATTTAATTGTTTTTTTATCTAAGAACAAGTCTATCTCCAATTTTTAATAATGTATTCTTCATTTTATTATCTTTCATAAGCTTTTTAACACCTATTTTGTGTTTTCTAGCAATTGAATATAAAGAATCACCACTTTTTACAGTATATTTTTTAACTCTTTTTTTAGATCTTTTCTCTTCAACAAATTTTATTTTTCCAATCATATCACTAGGAATTGGTAAAACTATTTTTTGTTTTAGTGATAATCTACTTGATTTAAAATTATTATAATCTTTTATCAATTTAGTTGGAACTTTATACTTTCTAGAAATTCCAGAAAGAGTATCTCCTCTTTTTACAATATGAATTGCAAATTTTGTATCTTGAATATCATCTCTGTTTTCGTTAAATCTTGTTAGCCTACTATATGGAATATTAATAGTATAGTATTTATCTGTAGGGGGAATAATAGACTGTTTTATGTGTTTATTAAGTTTTAATAAATCAATATAAGTCATACCAATAGAGTTTGCAACATTTTTTAAATGTAATCCACCTTTTACTGGCACAGTAGCAATAGTTTGAGAGATTCCCATATTTAGTAAATGTGAATTTTCATCATGCTTAATAAAATTTTGAGAATTCATCATAGCTAAAGAGATGATCTTTCGAATATATCTTCTACTCTCTTTTGGTAAATATTGTCTATCTAAACCTTTTTGAACAATTAATAAATCTTCAACATCAGGTTTAATATCCCATTTTGAAACTTCTTTATAAATTCGTCCTAATTTAAAAAAAGGAACTTTTCTTTGTTGATAAGCTTTAATTGTTTTTCTATAATCTTGTATTTTCTTACTATTTTTTTCTTCAGGGTGCTTTTCAACATACATATCTAAAGTAGCTCTTGTAATTGCTTCAATTACTCTACCTTCACCACAGTTATAAGAAATTGCTGCTAAATACCATTTTCCAAATCTATCATGAAGTGCATTAAGATATTTTGCCGCTGAAAATGTAGATTTAACTAAATCCATTCTTTCATCAACATACATATCATTTCTTAATCCATATCTTTTCGCTGTTCCAGACATAAATTGCCAAAGACCAGTAGCTCTTACATGAGATCTTGCATCAATAGAAAAATTTGATTCTGCCATTGCCATATATATAAAAACATCAGGAATTCCTTCTTGTCTTAATATATCTTTTACTCTAGGCACAAAAAGCGATGCCTCGTTTAAGTTTTCCACATATTTATGAGAATTTCTTCTATTTTGAAACTGTTCGTACACTTCTTGTAACTTATAATCAGTAATAAAAGAAGATTTAATATCTAAATCTTCAAGTATCTGAATATCTCTTTGAGAAAAATTTGAACCTATTAATGAAGCGTGTGAATAGATAGAAAAAATCATAATTAATATAATAAATTTTTTCAAATACAATCCTATTTTTTAAAATAGGTAATATTTTATCTAAATTATTGTAGAAAACTGCTTAAATAACGAGATAGTGTTATTTACAGTAATTTTTTCAACCTCTTCTTTACTGATTTCAAGTAGCTCAGAAATTTTATCTGCCACATAGTTTGTATAAGCAGGTTCATTTCTTTTTCCTCTAAAAGGATGAGGAGTTAAATAAGGACCATCAGTTTCTAATAATAATTTATCTTGTGGAATTTTAGGAAGTATTTCTACGAGTTTTTTTGCATTTTTAAAAGTTAAAACCCCACCTATTCCAAAATAAAAATTATGTTCTGATAAAGGAAGAAGATGCTCACTTGCATTATAGCAATGTAAAACACCTCCAACTTCTTTTGCATTATAATCTATTAAAATCTGTTTTGAATCATCTGAAGCATCTCTAATGTGTATAATTAAAGGTTTTTTAACTTTTTTTGCAAATTCTACTTGAGAAATAAAAACTTCTTTTTGTTTTGCAATATTTTCTTTTTTTTCTTCTTCATCTTCTGGAAGCCGATAATAATCTAAACCACACTCTCCAACTGCAATACATTTTGGATGATTAATATATTTTTCCATAATAGATTCATCATATTGTTCTATATCGTAAGGATGAATTCCTACTGCAAAAAATACTTCATCATACTTTTCAGCCAATTTAATTGCTTGTGGTAAATCTTCAAAGTCTGCACCAGGAATTAAAAAACCTTTAACTCCATCTTCAAGTGCACGTTGTATAACAATATCAATATCATCATAATATTGTTTGTTGTCTAAGTGACAATGTGTATCAATGATTATGAGAAAGACCTTTTTTCAATTAAGTTTAATAAACCATTAATTTCACCTAAATCATCTGCTTTAATCCATGCATCAATTCCAAAGTTCTTAAAAGCTTCATAATCACTATCATCATCAATCACTGCAATTGAAACAAATTTATCTTCGCATGCATTTGATTTATTTTCTTCAAAATCAAAAATTGTGTTAATATCAATTATCGCAACAACTGCATCACCATCAGAACCACTATTATAATGTTCTACAGTATGTTTACTGTCAATTAAAGATTCATCGAATTCATTAAAAGTTACTATCTTCATATATTACTCCCAATTGCTAATTTATTAATTCTATCAAAAAAATAATTAAAATACTACAAGATATATCTTGCTGTATCCTCATCATCTATAATATCATCTAACTTTTCTTTTACTAATTCGTTTGTGATAATAATTTTTTCACCACTCTTCTCATCTGCTTCATAAGAAATATCTTCTATTACTTTCTCTATAACAGTATGAAGTCTTCTAGCACCAATATCTTCTGTTTTCTCATTTGCAGTAACTGAATATTTTGCAAAAGCATGAATAGCTTCATCATCAAACTCTAATTCAACTTCTTCAACAGCTAGTAAAGCTTGATACTGTCTTAAAAGAGAATTCTTTGTATTTGTTAAAATTTTATATAAAGCTTCTTCATCTAAATTATCTAACTCAACTCTTAAAGGAAACCTTCCTTGTAATTCAGGTAATAAATCACTAGGTTTAGAAACATGAAATGCACCCGCAGCTATAAATAAAATATGATCAGTTTTTATTTGTCCAAATTTAGTATGAACAGAACTTCCTTCAACTATTGGAAGTAAATCCCTTTGAACACCCTCTTTTGATGGATCTTGATTTTGATTTTTTGAACCAGTTGCAATTTTATCTATTTCATCTAAGAAAATTATACCACCATTTTCAGCTCTCTTAACTGCTTCTACTTTTATAGCCTCTTGGTCTAAAAGTTTATCACTTGCAACATCTCTTAAAAGAACTCTTGCATCTTTAATTGTTACTTCTTTTTTGATTTTTTCTTTATTAAGTCCACCAAGCATCTTATTAAGACTCTCTTGCATTGAAGTCATATCCATTGGCATTGAAGAGTCTAAAATTTCCACATGGGCTTTTTTAGGAATCTCTATCTCAATTTTTCTATCATCAATCTCGCCACTTAATAACTTCTCTTCCATCTTATTATATGTTTTAATAAAAGACTCTCTAGCACTATCTGTAGCACCTTCAGGTAAAGAAGGTACAAGTTTTTCAATAATTTGTTTATTAATCTCTTCTTCTAGTTTATCTTTTATTTTATTTTCATACTCTTTTGTAACAAGATTAATAGATTCATAAACTAAATCTCTAATCATAGATTCAACATCTCGACCAACAAAACCCACTTCTGTATATTTTGAAGCTTCTACTTTTATAAAAGGTAATCCCATCATCTTTGCAAGTCTTCTTGCAATCTCTGTTTTACCAACTCCAGTACTACCAATCATCAAAATATTTTTTGGCATAATCTCTTCACGTAATTCTGGTTCTACATTCATTCTTCTATATCTATTTCTCAAAGCAAGAGCAATAGTTTTTTTAGCATCATTTTGCCCAATAATATAATCATCTAAATATTTAACAATTTGCTTAGGTGTCATATCCATAAGTTTATTAATCCTCTATCTCTAATATTTTAATATTTTGGTTTGTATAAATACAAAGTTCTCCTGCAATCATAAGTGATTCTTTTACCAAATCAACAGGCTTAAGTTCAGAATGTTTAGCAAGTGCACGTGCTGCTGAAATAGCAAAATTTCCACCAGAACCAATTGAAGCTATACTTCCATCTTCTGGTTCAACAACATCACCAGTTCCACTTAAAATAAAAATATGTTCTTTATTTAAAACTATCATCATAGCTTCTAAACGTCTTAAAACTTTATCTTTTCTCCACTCTTTTGAGAAATTTACTACTGCTTTTAATAAATCACCTTTAGTATTTTCTAGATGACCTTCAAACATATCAAAAAGGTTAAAAGCATCTGCAGTACTTCCAGCAAATCCAGCTAGTATTTGGTCTTTATAAAGTCTTCTAATTTTTGTAGCATTACCTTTTAGAACAGTATTTCCAAAAGTAACTTGTCCATCTCCACCAATTACTGCTTGTCCTTGTCCTTTATAGGCAAGTATCGTAGTAGCATCAAACATTGATTATTCTCCAATAACTACTATAGATAAATTTGCATGAATACCATGACCTAATTTACAATCAGCTTCAAAAGTACCTTCTGCTTTGATTTTAGTTTTTAATGCAATAGCTTTTTTATCAATTTCTATAGAAAATTGTTCTTTTAATGCTTCACTAACTTCTTTGTTTGTAACAGAACCAATTAAATGTCCATTTGCACCAATTTTATGTTTTATTGTTAATTTTGTAGCATTTAATTTTTCAGAAAGTTCTTTTGCATCAGCAATTTCTTGAGCTTCTTTTTCAGCTTTTCTTTTTTGTTCTGCTTTATATTTTGCTAATACGTCATTTGTTGCATGTAAAGCTAAACCTTTTCCAATAAGGAAATTTTTTCCATAGCCGTCTTTTACTTCTTTAACTTCACCAGCTTTTCCTGTACCTTGTACATCTTTTAATAATAATACTTTCATAATTTCTCCAATTCTTTTAAAAGTTGGATATTTTACTATAAGTTGTTTGAAGTGAGTATTAATAATATATAATAATTTATTTTAGGATTTTAAAATTATTATTAGAATCTGAATATTCATATTCA is a window of Arcobacter sp. LA11 DNA encoding:
- a CDS encoding DsrE family protein, which translates into the protein MKILKRILLTAILALGLTTISNAKEINDSVALNGIKETKSVFLIDFTNVKKTAFYMNIIEGTHKGLVSQGVKPNMVLVFIGETVKFLSTEPDEAFEMENEEYLVSIQNSIKNLKKAGVRMEVCAVATKVFNVKNSTIPKEMDIVADGFISLIGWQTQGHKLVPIF
- a CDS encoding transporter substrate-binding domain-containing protein, with protein sequence MRSLLKFVFLTFFILNAHAELNFTLEEKNYINTREVKVAMLPDFPPFSIYENEKLEGYSHDILELITQKSGLNIKYEIDNWPVNLKKFKEKEVDIIDAISFRESRLAFTNYTKPYYEVPLVIFSRKDLNSYVGLDSLKGKKLGITKNIFYKQQIKDLGIFELVEYDSFQDKLKALAFGKVDVIFGHLLSTQIAIKNSKYTNMKVLDKLNLPNLKKTDLRFGIVKDDKVLYSIINKVFSSLTNKEWDLLHSKWISIYTPNDSSYKSSIVNLTGSERSFLIKNNLRCVTTNSWAPFNFKESGKLNGISYDFWNLIKEKTLISSNCKSVDTFHEVLELIKNKEVDLTLSTAITDDKLLYGRFSIPYVSYPIAIATTLDKRYISDTKSLNNKKVAVGRSYSAYQILKDKYPDIDFVEVDDNFEALRLLSKGDVYAVVDILPVLSHLIGNYGFKNLKISGTTEFDFDVRIMVRNDYEELIPIINKGINAISKNESQDIKNRWLSVKFENLVNYSKLWEIGVIILIILLILFYRQYILNKHNKKLQEANHEIEIKTIELQRKSRQLAKQKELFEKIYYESSDGIFLMSINDKKIIDCNDVAFKLLSYDKKEEFINLKEDDLFPLYQLDGLNSIENIHKMINIAIEKGSNTFEFLHRTKDDKKIWLEVVLTPINIDEESLLHVVWRNIDKRKHMENELSILTHNLEDKVKKEVKKNEEKTKQLLQQSRLAQMGEMISMIAHQWRQPLTAISATTNNLLIRMIIDDKIEKKDLQKEINLISDYSQHLSMTIDDFRNFFKTDKDKTDATLESIIENSISIVRNSLQSNNIILTTDFQCNENLNIFATEVNQVILNLIKNAEDALVDNLILEPKIVIKTYCEEKYSIVEISDNANGIPEDILEKIFDPYFSTKKNKDGTGLGLYMSKIIINDHCNGVLSVENSSDGATFKVKIPFE
- a CDS encoding N-acetyltransferase — translated: MEINFFKPNVTHIKKMQEVVKEEVDNGTILLRTEDEMANTIRSYTVVEVDGEIAGFTALHIHSARLSEVRSLVVSKKFRGLSLGKKLVESCIEEGKNLGLNQILSLTYQKEFFEKLGFDEIEKEQIPEHKIWADCIRCKYFPKCDEIAMVYDL
- the yihA gene encoding ribosome biogenesis GTP-binding protein YihA/YsxC, whose protein sequence is MKIVDAQFLTSAQSIVDSPSPDRAEVAFLGRSNVGKSSLLNTLVNRKGLAKSSSTPGKTQLINYFDIKFKTENEELPYLFARFVDLPGFGYARVSKSLKKDWNRNLTGYLEERPCLQIFVHLIDARHTDLAIDKNVDEFLKQHKRGDQIIINAFTKIDKLKQNDLQKLKRENPNGIFISNLKKRGMIDLQNAITGYLFGN
- a CDS encoding LptA/OstA family protein; amino-acid sequence: MKFLIGFLICVTSIFADTQKLIIDASNFETNDAKGLSIFTGDVKLKMAKDKLNSDKLEIYVKPQTKGKAKKPLKYIATGNVDFEIVSNEKHYKGKGNKVIYNPDKQEYTVIGNGYLKEVTEDRELFGEKIFINQLTGSAKVSGSKKKPVRFILNIENGDK
- a CDS encoding HAD family hydrolase, yielding MIKLLVLDVDGTLTDGGITYSNNGDELKTFDVSDGLAIATWTKKLGKKAAIITGRTSLIVEKRAKDLKIEHLYQGVHNKDEIIENILKEENLSWHEVAAIGDDLNDYKMLKKAGISFTPANGSKYIKEIVNVQCNSYGGSGAVREMIEYIIKEDGIEEDFINAWL
- the hisB gene encoding imidazoleglycerol-phosphate dehydratase HisB — protein: MTELNRKTKETDIKCKIDINGNGTSNISTGVGFFDHMLEAFSKHSGIDIDLSCNGDLHVDAHHTVEDCGIVLGKALKDEIFPIEKVERYGNATVVMDEASSTCALDLSNRPFLVYEVNVSGKVGEFDTELVEEFFHAIAGNAGLTVHIIQDRGRNKHHIIEASFKAFAVALRRAMAKNEKLGIPSTKGVL
- a CDS encoding septal ring lytic transglycosylase RlpA family protein codes for the protein MFLDKKTIKFSFLAIVSASFIFTGCSSKSSSGPYIGKRVYKDIPKEKIRNSKAMHRATMRPYTIAGKRYYPTLAKIGDVQRGIASWYGPNFHSKKTSNGEIYNMYADTAAHKTLPMNTMVRVDNKDNGKSVIVRINDRGPFVSGRIIDLSNKAAHDIGMVRKGTARVSVTVLGFHAKIAKTKAEKAEVATVGKYYVQVGAFSRLEGAKITKRKFEMALENRYKVVIKSTDLNRVWISGFRSEAEARDFKANHDLNSAMIIAE
- a CDS encoding lytic transglycosylase domain-containing protein — its product is MKKFIILIMIFSIYSHASLIGSNFSQRDIQILEDLDIKSSFITDYKLQEVYEQFQNRRNSHKYVENLNEASLFVPRVKDILRQEGIPDVFIYMAMAESNFSIDARSHVRATGLWQFMSGTAKRYGLRNDMYVDERMDLVKSTFSAAKYLNALHDRFGKWYLAAISYNCGEGRVIEAITRATLDMYVEKHPEEKNSKKIQDYRKTIKAYQQRKVPFFKLGRIYKEVSKWDIKPDVEDLLIVQKGLDRQYLPKESRRYIRKIISLAMMNSQNFIKHDENSHLLNMGISQTIATVPVKGGLHLKNVANSIGMTYIDLLKLNKHIKQSIIPPTDKYYTINIPYSRLTRFNENRDDIQDTKFAIHIVKRGDTLSGISRKYKVPTKLIKDYNNFKSSRLSLKQKIVLPIPSDMIGKIKFVEEKRSKKRVKKYTVKSGDSLYSIARKHKIGVKKLMKDNKMKNTLLKIGDRLVLR